In Glycine max cultivar Williams 82 chromosome 7, Glycine_max_v4.0, whole genome shotgun sequence, a single window of DNA contains:
- the LOC100777309 gene encoding serine carboxypeptidase-like 50, giving the protein MMESTIINQVFFFFCFFLCSLLVSDSSPSASKPTPSFPKEALPTKHGYLPISPTSTSSIFYAFYEAQNSTLPLSQTPLLIWLQGGPGCSSMIGNLYELGPWRITESLTLQRNLGAWNRVFGLLFLDSPIGTGFSVASTTQEIPTDQIGVAKHLFAAITRFVQLDPLFKHRPVYITGESYAGKYVPAIGYYILEKNANLKISERVNLAGVAIGDGLTDPETQVVSHAVNAYYVGLINQRQKDGLEKAQLEAVRLAQMGNWSKATGARNKVLNMLQNMTGLATLYDYTRKAPYEDDLVEQFLNIAEVKKALGVNESFVYELCSDVVGDVLHADVMKSVKYMVEYLLGRSRVLLYQGQHDLRDGVVQTEVWVKTMKWEGIVDFLNAERKIWKVNGELAGYVQNWKSLTNVVVLGAGHLLPTDQPVNSQKMIEDWVLERGVFKSVQDENVSKKSICVM; this is encoded by the coding sequence ATGATGGAGTCAACGATCATAAACCaagtctttttcttcttctgcttctttCTATGCTCTCTCTTAGTCTCAGATTCTTCACCATCTGCTTCAAAACCAACTCCTTCATTCCCCAAAGAAGCCCTCCCCACTAAGCATGGTTACCTTCCTATCAGTCCCACTTCCACTTCTTCCATTTTCTATGCCTTCTATGAAGCACAGAACTCAACTTTACCACTCTCCCAAACCCCACTTCTCATTTGGCTCCAAGGTGGCCCTGGCTGCTCCTCCATGATTGGAAACTTGTACGAACTCGGACCCTGGCGCATCACCGAATCACTCACCCTTCAACGCAACCTTGGTGCTTGGAATAGAGTCTTTGGCCTTCTTTTTCTTGATAGTCCCATTGGAACTGGCTTCAGTGTGGCCTCAACCACACAAGAAATTCCAACGGATCAAATCGGCGTTGCAAAGCATCTTTTTGCTGCTATAACCAGGTTTGTTCAACTTGACCCTCTTTTCAAGCATCGCCCTGTTTATATTACTGGTGAAAGCTATGCTGGCAAGTATGTGCCTGCTATTGGGTACTACATATTGGAGAAAAATGCAAACTTGAAGATTTCTGAAAGAGTGAATTTGGCTGGTGTGGCTATTGGGGATGGGTTAACCGACCCCGAAACTCAAGTGGTTAGTCATGCTGTGAATGCTTATTATGTTGGATTGATCAATCAGAGGCAAAAGGATGGGTTGGAGAAAGCTCAATTGGAAGCAGTTAGATTAGCCCAGATGGGGAATTGGAGTAAAGCAACTGGTGCCAGAAACAAAGTGTTGAATATGTTGCAAAACATGACAGGGTTAGCTACTTTGTATGACTACACAAGGAAGGCTCCTTATGAGGATGATTTGGTTGAACAATTCTTGAACATTGCAGAGGTGAAGAAGGCCTTGGGGGTGAATGAATCGTTTGTATATGAGTTATGCAGTGATGTTGTTGGGGATGTATTACATGCTGATGTTATGAAAAGTGTTAAATATATGGTGGAATACTTGTTGGGTAGGAGCAGGGTTTTGTTATATCAAGGTCAACATGATTTGAGGGATGGTGTGGTTCAAACAGAGGTTTGGGTGAAGACAATGAAATGGGAAGGGATTGTAGATTTTCTGAATGCTGAAAGGAAGATATGGAAGGTTAATGGAGAGCTTGCTGGGTATGTTCAGAATTGGAAGTCTCTAACCAATGTTGTGGTTTTGGGGGCTGGCCATCTTTTGCCTACTGACCAGCCTGTTAATTCTCAAAAAATGATAGAAGATTGGGTTTTGGAAAGGGGTGTGTTTAAAAGTGTGCAGGATGAAAATGTATCCAAAAAGTCTATATGTGTTATGTAA